In Miscanthus floridulus cultivar M001 chromosome 5, ASM1932011v1, whole genome shotgun sequence, one genomic interval encodes:
- the LOC136453820 gene encoding U-box domain-containing protein 4-like produces the protein MEESVPMSIISSISNFRKLSTSSVVETKLIKRYCLKIDEILGLLKLVLDEVLLPQITLDDRKILLLEELDATINDAIKLVGSWDLMMSKIYFVMQVESLIAKMQNYVLEVCQVVNSEVTPPETNCVSVYLEKIKQFQCEKIMGIIKEASRDLVGKYMPKSETLTNIQVSLSLSTNQELLMESVALAKIRTRVNAEDSSELDGINHISELVNHMLEKHVEGKQMHSINGVPIPADFCCPLSLELMSDPVIVASGQTYERVFIRKWLDLGYNVCPKTRQTLGHSNLIPNYTVKQLIENWSEIHGVVLPDPVKLLSLSFSISLKPINGRTSDKSPSSENSPRTNKFGSPDHMISSDDSCHPNLLHENSDSDDQISKASSSEDTDDSETDSSKLLIAATEANTLICNATIDGSEALKQLRKDGFHASDVEQHLQSNGISSDIGTSASSSSNHLEVVEKNKEQLVSSNSIASENTRNGPMATFSKPNWLPRLGGVRSRNRLVWQQQSDEAVPMESRSDFASADNEVHKLIEDLKNECTDVQTAAIGELLVLSRHSMESRIAIANCGAIPFLVNLLYSADPSMQENAVTVLLNLSLDDNNKIAIASADAIKPLIHVLETGNPEARANSAATLFSLSVNEDNKAKIGRSGAIEPLVDLLQDGSAQGKKDAATALFNLSIFHENKARIIEAGAVKHLVELMDPAAGMVDKAVSVLAILATVQEGRNDIAQAGGIPVLVEVVELGSARAKENAAAALLQLCTNNSRFCSLVLQEGAMPPLVALSQSGTARAREKAQVLLSYFRNQRQVGKVVRR, from the exons ATGGAGGAGTCAGTGCCAATGTCAATAATCAGCAGTATTTCAAACTTTCGTAAACTGTCTACCAGTAGTGTGGTAGAAACTAAGCTAATTAAGAGATACTGCCTGAAGATCGATGAAATCTTGGGTCTTCTGAAGCTGGTCCTCGATGAAGTTCTCCTCCCCCAGATTACTCTAGATGATAGAAAAATTCTGCTGCTTGAGGAACTGGATGCTACCATCAATGATGCGATAAAGCTAGTTGGAAGCTGGGATTTGATGATGAGCAAAATTTATTTC GTTATGCAGGTGGAGTCCCTTATTGCCAAGATGCAAAACTATGTCCTTGAAGTGTGCCAAGTTGTCAATTCTGAAGTGACACCACCAGAAACCAATTGTGTTTCAGTGTACTTGGAG AAAATAAAGCAATTTCAATGTGAGAAAATTATGGGTATAATCAAGGAGGCTTCCAGGGATCTTGTCGGAAAATATATGCCAAAGTCAGAGACATTGACAAATATCCAAGTTTCTTTGAGCTTATCCACAAATCAAGAGTTGCTGATGGAGTCTGTTGCCCTTGCCAAGATTAGAACAAGAGTCAATGCTGAGGATAGTTCAGAACTAGATGGTATCAACCATATCTCTGAATTAGTCAACCATATGCTTGAGAAACATGTGGAAGGAAAACAGATGCATAGTATTAATGGAGTGCCCATACCCGCTGATTTTTGCTGCCCCCTTTCCCTTGAACTAATGTCAGATCCAGTGATTGTGGCTTCTGGTCAAACATATGAACGGGTTTTCATCAGGAAATGGCTTGACTTGGGTTACAATGTCTGCCCCAAGACACGCCAAACTTTGGGACACAGTAATTTGATTCCTAACTACACTGTCAAACAGTTGATTGAAAATTGGTCTGAGATACATGGTGTAGTGCTACCAGACCCTGTGAAACTCTTGAGTTTGAGCTTTTCAATTTCCCTCAAGCCGATTAATGGTAGAACAAGTGATAAATCTCCTTCCTCTGAAAACTCTCCAAGGACAAATAAGTTTGGCTCACCAGATCATATGATATCATCAGATGACAGTTGTCATCCTAACTTGCTGCATGAGAATTCTGATTCAGATGATCAAATCTCCAAGGCTTCATCTTCTGAAGACACAGATGATTCTGAAACTGATTCTTCGAAGTTACTAATTGCAGCTACTGAAGCAAACACATTAATATGCAATGCGACTATTGATGGTTCTGAAGCCCTTAAGCAATTGAGAAAGGATGGTTTCCATGCTTCTGATGTTGAACAGCATCTCCAAAGTAATGGTATCAGTAGTGATATTGGCACAAGTGCTTCTTCCAGCAGCAACCATCTTGAAGTCGTTGAGAAGAATAAGGAGCAACTGGTCTCAAGTAACAGCATTGCATCAGAAAATACAAGAAATGGTCCAATGGCCACCTTCTCAAAACCAAATTGGCTGCCAAGGTTGGGTGGTGTTCGTTCTCGAAATCGATTAGTCTGGCAGCAACAATCAGATGAAGCTGTTCCAATGGAGTCAAGATCTGATTTTGCTAGTGCCGATAATGAAGTTCATAAACTTATTGAGGACCTGAAAAATGAGTGTACTGATGTCCAAACGGCAGCAATAGgagagctcctggttctttcaaGGCACAGCATGGAGAGTAGAATTGCCATTGCAAACTGCGGTGCTATACCCTTCTTGGTGAATCTTCTTTATTCTGCAGATCCCAGCATGCAGGAAAATGCTGTAACAGTACTCCTGAATTTGTCGTTAGATGACAACAACAAGATCGCCATCGCAAGTGCGGATGCCATCAAGCCTCTCATCCACGTTCTTGAGACAGGTAACCCTGAGGCAAGAGCAAACTCAGCTGCAACTCTCTTCAGTCTTTCAGTAAATGAAGATAACAAGGCCAAAATCGGACGCTCTGGAGCGATCGAACCCCTGGTCGACCTGCTGCAAGATGGCAGTGCGCAGGGGAAGAAGGATGCAGCAACAGCTCTCTTCAACCTATCGATATTTCACGAGAACAAAGCCCGGATTATTGAGGCCGGGGCTGTAAAGCACCTGGTGGAGCTGATGGACCCAGCAGCTGGGATGGTTGACAAGGCCGTCTCCGTTTTGGCAATCCTTGCCACAGTGCAGGAGGGAAGGAATGATATTGCTCAGGCAGGTGGCATCCCGGTGTTGGTTGAGGTTGTTGAGCTGGGCTCCGCACGGGCGAAGGAGAACGCTGCTGCTGCTTTGCTGCAGCTCTGCACGAACAACAGCAGGTTCTGCAGCCTGGTGCTCCAGGAAGGCGCCATGCCTCCTTTGGTGGCATTGTCGCAATCAGGCACGGCCCGTGCAAGAGAGAAG GCACAGGTCCTTCTGAGTTATTTTCGCAACCAGCGTCAAGTTGGCAAGGTCGTTAGGCGCTAA
- the LOC136453819 gene encoding uncharacterized protein isoform X1 — translation MQASKNLPRETSAPFPTRHGTPLSPPSFPSAPLCPPNPRSRTLAGLREMDEDWELLLASPKAAAAEPYSGGREDDAGAIKHDYFDLGSDAKYPRRASLSKGNEEEGVEEGLLGALDNASWVEPEPDDLLFPGRDRAALWSDSSSDGERPEVEATDPVERAREEAGVTEAAAADVGEGAVAKVGGPVPWWKLPLDALRVWVLRAARSAWSVPFAVALLGFAVLGRRLYRMRRQSKAVARVRLVLDEKVSQFKGQSSRLNESMTMVRRTPIIKPMLPANGVTPWPVLGHL, via the exons ATGCAGGCCTCCAAAAATCTG CCCCGCGAAACTTCGGCCCCCTTCCCCACCCGACACGGCACACCACTCTCTCCCCCTTCCTTCCCCTCCGCTCCTCTTTGCCCTCCGAATCCCCGCTCGCGAACCCTAGCCGGCCTCCGCGAAATGGACGAGGACTGGGAGCTCCTCCTCGCGTCCCCCAAGGCGGCGGCCGCCGAGCCGTACTCCGGCGGCAGGGAGGACGACGCCGGCGCCATCAAGCACGACTACTTCGACCTCGGCTCCGACGCCAAGTACCCCCGGAGAGCGTCTCTGTCGAAGGGGAACGAGGAGGAGGGTGTGGAGGAGGGGCTTCTCGGGGCGTTGGACAACGCGAGCTGGGTGGAGCCGGAACCTGACGACCTTCTCTTTCCCGGCCGCGACCGCGCGGCGCTCTGGTCGGACTCGTCCTCCGACGGGGAGAGGCCCGAGGTCGAGGCTACCGATCCGGTGGAGCGGGCCAGGGAGGAGGCCGGGGTCACGGAGGCCGCCGCGGCTGATGTGGGCGAGGGGGCCGTGGCGAAGGTGGGAGGACCGGTCCCGTGGTGGAAGCTGCCGCTGGACGCGCTGCGGGTGTGGGTGCTGCGCGCGGCGAGGAGCGCCTGGTCGGTGCCGTTCGCCGTCGCGCTGCTCGGAttcgccgtgctcggccgccggcTGTACCGGATGCGCCGCCAGAGCAAAGCCGTCGCACGCGTCCGCCTCGTCCTCGACGAAAAG GTCTCCCAATTCAAGGGCCAATCATCACGTCTGAATGAATCCATGACGATGGTGCGGCGAACTCCTATCATAAAACCTATGCTTCCTGCCAATGGAGTGACTCCATGGCCTGTGCTGGGGCACCTGTGA
- the LOC136453819 gene encoding uncharacterized protein isoform X2: MDEDWELLLASPKAAAAEPYSGGREDDAGAIKHDYFDLGSDAKYPRRASLSKGNEEEGVEEGLLGALDNASWVEPEPDDLLFPGRDRAALWSDSSSDGERPEVEATDPVERAREEAGVTEAAAADVGEGAVAKVGGPVPWWKLPLDALRVWVLRAARSAWSVPFAVALLGFAVLGRRLYRMRRQSKAVARVRLVLDEKKVSQFKGQSSRLNESMTMVRRTPIIKPMLPANGVTPWPVLGHL, translated from the exons ATGGACGAGGACTGGGAGCTCCTCCTCGCGTCCCCCAAGGCGGCGGCCGCCGAGCCGTACTCCGGCGGCAGGGAGGACGACGCCGGCGCCATCAAGCACGACTACTTCGACCTCGGCTCCGACGCCAAGTACCCCCGGAGAGCGTCTCTGTCGAAGGGGAACGAGGAGGAGGGTGTGGAGGAGGGGCTTCTCGGGGCGTTGGACAACGCGAGCTGGGTGGAGCCGGAACCTGACGACCTTCTCTTTCCCGGCCGCGACCGCGCGGCGCTCTGGTCGGACTCGTCCTCCGACGGGGAGAGGCCCGAGGTCGAGGCTACCGATCCGGTGGAGCGGGCCAGGGAGGAGGCCGGGGTCACGGAGGCCGCCGCGGCTGATGTGGGCGAGGGGGCCGTGGCGAAGGTGGGAGGACCGGTCCCGTGGTGGAAGCTGCCGCTGGACGCGCTGCGGGTGTGGGTGCTGCGCGCGGCGAGGAGCGCCTGGTCGGTGCCGTTCGCCGTCGCGCTGCTCGGAttcgccgtgctcggccgccggcTGTACCGGATGCGCCGCCAGAGCAAAGCCGTCGCACGCGTCCGCCTCGTCCTCGACGAAAAG AAGGTCTCCCAATTCAAGGGCCAATCATCACGTCTGAATGAATCCATGACGATGGTGCGGCGAACTCCTATCATAAAACCTATGCTTCCTGCCAATGGAGTGACTCCATGGCCTGTGCTGGGGCACCTGTGA